From the Lathyrus oleraceus cultivar Zhongwan6 chromosome 4, CAAS_Psat_ZW6_1.0, whole genome shotgun sequence genome, one window contains:
- the LOC127075334 gene encoding homogentisate 1,2-dioxygenase yields the protein MENSISGDDYIYQSGFGNHFSSEAIAGALPVHQNSPLICPFGLYAEQISGTSFTTPRSHNLFSWLYRIKPSVTHEPFKLRVPSNRKILSEFNDSNSSTNPTQLRWKPADIPDLPTDFIDGLSTVCGSGSSFMRHGYAIHMYTANKSMDNCAFCNADGDFLIVPQQGRLFITTECGKLKVSPGDIAIIPQGFRFNVDLPDGPSRGYVAEIFGTHFQLPDLGSIGANGLASPRDFLVPTAWFEDKSYPGYTIVQKFGGELFTAVQDFSPFNVVAWHGNYVPYKYDLSKFCPYNTVLYDHGDPSINTVLTAPTDKPGVALLDFVIFPPRWLVAEHTFRPPYYHRNCMSEFMGLIHGNYEAKVDGFLPGGASLHNCMTPHGPDTKSYEATIARGNDVGPHKITDTMAFMFESSLIPRISRSALESPFLDHDYYQCWIGLKSHFASS from the exons ATGGAGAACTCGATCTCCGGCGACGACTACATCTACCAATCCGGCTTCGGCAACCACTTCTCCTCGGAGGCCATCGCCGGAGCTCTCCCGGTTCATCAAAACAGCCCCCTCATATGCCCGTTCGGCCTCTACGCCGAACAAATATCCGGAACCTCCTTTACCACCCCTCGTTCCCACAACCTCTTCAG TTGGCTTTATCGGATAAAACCATCGGTGACTCACGAACCGTTCAAGCTTCGGGTTCCGTCTAATCGGAAAATTTTGAGTGAGTTCAACGACTCAAACAGTTCTACAAATCCAACTCAGCTTCGATGGAAACCAGCAGATATACCTGATTTACCCACGGATTTTATTGATGGGTTGTCCACCGTTTGTGGTTCTGGCAGCTCATTCATGCGCCATGGATATGCTATTCACAT GTACACTGCTAACAAATCAATGGACAATTGTGCCTTTTGCAATGCTGATGGCGATTTCTTGATAGTTCCCCAACAAGGAA GACTCTTCATCACTACTGAATGTGGAAAGTTGAAAGTTTCCCCAGGTGATATTGCTATAATACCTCAAGGTTTTCGTTTCAACGTGGATCTTCCTGATGGTCCCTCCCGTGGTTATGTAGCTGAAATTTTCGGTACTCATTTTCAACTTCCTGATCTTGGATCAATAG GCGCTAATGGTCTTGCTTCCCCAAGGGACTTCCTTGTTCCTACAGCATGGTTTGAAGATAAATCATATCCTGGATACACTATAGTGCAAAAGTTTGGCGGTGAACTATTTACTGCAGTACAAGATTTCTCTCCCTTCAATGTTGTTGCTTGGCATGGTAATTATGTTCCATATAAG TATGACCTAAGCAAATTTTGCCCTTATAATACAGTGTTGTACGATCACGGCGATCCATCAATTAATACTG TGTTGACAGCACCAACTGATAAACCCGGCGTGGCATTGCTTGATTTTGTCATTTTTCCACCAAGGTGGCTTGTTGCTGAGCATACCTTCCGTCCACCATATTATCATCGCAACTGCATGAGTGAATTTATGGGTCTCATTCATGGTAACTATGAG GCAAAAGTTGATGGATTTCTTCCGGGTGGTGCAAGTCTTCATAACTGTATGACTCCGCATGGTCCTGATACCAAGTCATATGAG GCCACCATTGCCCGTGGGAATGATGTTGGTCCTCACAAGATCACCGACACAATGGCTTTTATGTTTGAATCAAGTTTGATTCCCCGTATCAGCCGATCGGCTCTCGAATCTCCGTTCCTGGATCATGATTATTACCAATGTTGGATCGGTTTGAAATCTCATTTCGCAAGTTCCTGA